A genomic window from Salvia splendens isolate huo1 chromosome 11, SspV2, whole genome shotgun sequence includes:
- the LOC121754310 gene encoding photosystem I P700 chlorophyll a apoprotein A1 has product MIIRSPEPEVKILVDKDPVKTSFEQWAKPGHFSRTIAKGPDTTTWIWNLHADAHDFDSHTSDLEEISRKVFSAHFGQLSIIFLWLSGMYFHGARFSNYEAWLSDPTHIGPSAQVVWPIVGQEILNGDVGGGFRGIQITSGFFQIWRASGITSELQLYCTAIGALVFAALMLFAGWFHYHKAAPKLAWFQDVESMLNHHLAGLLGLGSLSWAGHQVHVSLPINQFLNAGVDPKEIPLPHEFILNRDLLAQLYPSFAEGATPFFTLNWSKYAEFLTFRGGLDPVTGGLWLTDIAHHHLAIAILFLIAGHMYRTNWGIGHGLKDILEAHKGPFTGQGHKGLYEILTTSWHAQLSLNLAMLGSLTIVVAHHMYSMPPYPYLATDYGTQLSLFTHHMWIGGFLIVGAAAHAAIFMVRDYDPTTRYNDLLDRVLRHRDAIISHLNWACIFLGFHSFGLYIHNDTMSALGRPQDMFSDTAIQLQPVFAQWIQNTHALAPSATAPGATASTSLTWGGGDLVAVGGKVALLPIPLGTADFLVHHIHAFTIHVTVLILLKGVLFARSSRLIPDKANLGFRFPCDGPGRGGTCQVSAWDHVFLGLFWMYNSISVVIFHFSWKMQSDVWGSISDQGVVTHITGGNFAQSSITINGWLRDFLWAQASQVIQSYGSSLSAYGLFFLGAHFVWAFSLMFLFSGRGYWQELIESIVWAHNKLKVAPATQPRALSIVQGRAVGVTHYLLGGIATTWAFFLARIIAVG; this is encoded by the coding sequence ATGATTATTCGTTCGCCGGAACCAGAAGTAAAAATTTTGGTGGATAAGGATCCCGTAAAAACTTCTTTCGAGCAATGGGCCAAACCGGGTCATTTTTCAAGAACAATAGCTAAAGGACCTGATACTACCACTTGGATCTGGAACCTACATGCTGATGCTCACGATTTCGATAGCCATACCAGCGATTTGGAGGAGATCTCTCGAAAAGTATTTAGTGCCCATTTCGGCCAACTCTCCATCATCTTTCTTTGGCTGAGCGGCATGTATTTCCACGGTGCTCGTTTTTCCAATTATGAAGCGTGGCTAAGTGATCCAACCCACATTGGGCCGAGTGCTCAGGTGGTTTGGCCAATAGTGGGCCAAGAAATATTGAATGGTGATGTGGGCGGGGGTTTCCGAGGAATACAAATAACCTCTGGTTTTTTTCAGATTTGGCGAGCATCTGGAATAACTAGTGAATTACAACTCTATTGTACCGCAATCGGTGCATTGGTCTTTGCAGCGTTAATGCTTTTTGCTGGTTGGTTTCATTATCATAAAGCGGCCCCAAAATTGGCTTGGTTTCAAGATGTAGAATCTATGTTGAATCACCATTTAGCGGGGCTACTAGGACTTGGGTCTCTTTCTTGGGCGGGGCATCAAGTACATGTATCTTTACCGATTAACCAATTTCTAAACGCTGGAGTAGATCCTAAAGAGATACCGCTCCCTCATGAATTTATCTTGAATCGCGATCTTTTGGCTCAACTTTATCCAAGTTTTGCCGAGGGAGCAACCCCATTTTTCACCTTGAATTGGTCAAAATATGCGGAATTTCTTACTTTTCGTGGAGGATTAGATCCAGTAACCGGAGGTCTATGGTTGACTGATATTGCACATCATCATTTAGCGATTGCTATTCTGTTCCTGATAGCGGGTCACATGTATAGAACTAACTGGGGCATTGGTCATGGGCTAAAAGATATTTTAGAAGCTCATAAAGGTCCATTTACAGGCCAGGGCCATAAAGGCCTATATGAGATCCTAACAACATCATGGCATGCTCAATTATCTCTTAACCTAGCCATGTTAGGCTCTTTAACCATTGTTGTAGCTCACCATATGTATTCCATGCCCCCTTATCCATATCTAGCTACTGACTATGGTACACAACTGTCATTGTTCACACATCACATGTGGATTGGTGGATTTCTCATAGTCGGTGCTGCTGCGCATGCAGCCATTTTTATGGTAAGAGACTATGATCCAACTACTCGATACAACGATCTATTAGATCGTGTCCTTAGACATCGTGATGCAATAATATCACATCTCAACTGGGCGTGTATATTTCTGGGCTTTCACAGTTTTGGTTTGTATATTCATAATGATACGATGAGTGCCTTAGGGCGTCCTCAAGATATGTTTTCAGATACCGCTATACAATTACAACCCGTTTTTGCCCAATGGATACAAAATACTCATGCTTTAGCACCCAGTGCAACGGCTCCTGGTGCAACGGCAAGTACCAGTTTAACCTGGGGGGGTGGTGATTTAGTAGCAGTGGGCGGCAAAGTGGCTTTGTTACCTATTCCGTTAGGAACCGCGGATTTTTTGGTACATCATATCCATGCATTTACGATTCATGTCACGGTATTGATACTCCTGAAAGGTGTTCTATTTGCTCGCAGCTCTCGGTTGATACCAGATAAAGCAAATCTTGGTTTTCGTTTTCCTTGTGATGGGCCTGGAAGAGGGGGTACATGTCAAGTATCGGCTTGGGATCATGTCTTCTTAGGACTATTCTGGATGTACAATTCTATTTCGGTAGTAATATTCCATTTCAGCTGGAAAATGCAGTCAGATGTTTGGGGCAGTATAAGCGATCAAGGGGTAGTAACTCATATCACGGGAGGAAACTTCGCGCAGAGTTCTATTACTATTAATGGGTGGCTCCGGGATTTCTTATGGGCACAGGCATCCCAGGTAATTCAGTCTTATGGTTCTTCATTATCTGCATATGGCCTTTTTTTCCTAGGTGCTCACTTTGTATGggcttttagtttaatgtttctATTCAGTGGACGTGGTTATTGGCAAGAACTTATTGAATCCATCGTTTGGgctcataataaattaaaagttgcTCCTGCTACTCAGCCGAGAGCCTTGAGCATTGTACAAGGACGTGCTGTAGGAGTAACCCATTACCTTCTGGGTGGAATTGCCACAACATGGGCGTTCTTCTTAGCAAGAATTATTGCAGTAGGATAA